One Sphingobacteruim zhuxiongii DNA window includes the following coding sequences:
- a CDS encoding class I SAM-dependent methyltransferase, which yields MKRDVFKSYDKIADWFAEQRTTLIEKPYLDLLAAHIPFPASILDLGCGTGIPIYAYLRDKGYRLKGVDASTAMLAIAQRNFPDGDFLEQDMRELHLEEQFDAIIAWHSFFHLNMDEQRAMFPRFKEHLKPAGVLLFTSGPEEGEAWGMYHGENLYHASLGEKEYRQRLDEQGFEVLLHRQNDLNCGGATVWLCQYKIP from the coding sequence ATGAAGCGGGATGTATTCAAGAGTTATGACAAGATAGCGGACTGGTTCGCTGAGCAGCGAACGACACTTATCGAAAAACCGTACTTGGATTTGCTTGCAGCGCACATCCCCTTTCCTGCTTCTATTTTGGATCTAGGCTGCGGTACTGGTATTCCAATTTACGCTTATCTACGCGACAAAGGCTATCGGCTGAAGGGCGTTGATGCGAGCACGGCGATGTTGGCTATTGCGCAGAGAAATTTCCCTGATGGCGACTTCCTCGAGCAGGATATGCGCGAGCTTCATCTCGAAGAGCAATTTGATGCAATTATTGCATGGCATAGCTTTTTTCACTTGAATATGGATGAGCAACGCGCGATGTTCCCGCGCTTTAAGGAGCATTTGAAACCTGCTGGAGTGCTGCTGTTTACCAGTGGCCCAGAAGAAGGTGAAGCCTGGGGCATGTACCATGGCGAGAATCTTTACCATGCCTCCCTAGGTGAAAAGGAATATAGACAACGCTTAGATGAACAGGGTTTCGAAGTACTATTACATCGCCAGAACGATTTAAATTGCGGCGGTGCTACTGTATGGCTCTGTCAATACAAAATACCTTAG
- a CDS encoding MFS transporter translates to MFKTTAAYDPNKTSYPILIAICLAHLSNDLIQAVIPASYPLLKDNFHLNFAQIGMITFCFQLASSLLQPIVGMYTDKHPKPYSQIIAMMFSFVGIIALSVADSYYAVLFAVTMVGIGSSIFHPESSRVAYLSSGGKRSLAQSIFQIGGNTGTALAPLLLAWFVIPAGQKNIMWFIVVVLIAQLILSYIARWYVKVLEYARTQAKKQIMLPDLSQTRIVVAITVLLILIFSKYVYVASITSYLQFYMMHKFGITEVAAQVYLFYFLIAIALGTLFGGFLGDIMGRKYIIWLSVLGCAPFTLALPYANEMWTGILVSIIGLIMASAFPSILVYAQELLPKKIGMVSGLFYGFAFGMGGLGAAILGWFADKTSLESIYIVCSYLPLLGVIAYFLPNMKKIKYKAL, encoded by the coding sequence ATGTTTAAAACTACTGCCGCTTACGATCCAAATAAAACATCTTATCCTATTTTAATTGCCATCTGTTTGGCCCATCTATCGAACGATTTAATACAAGCAGTGATCCCTGCGTCATATCCTTTATTAAAAGATAATTTTCATTTGAATTTTGCACAGATTGGGATGATTACTTTTTGTTTTCAATTGGCTTCCTCTTTACTACAGCCAATTGTGGGTATGTATACAGATAAGCACCCTAAGCCTTATTCTCAAATTATTGCCATGATGTTTTCCTTTGTTGGAATCATCGCCTTATCGGTAGCCGATAGCTATTATGCGGTGTTATTTGCTGTAACGATGGTAGGCATAGGCTCTTCGATATTTCATCCAGAATCTTCGCGTGTAGCTTATTTATCCTCAGGGGGTAAACGTAGCTTAGCTCAATCGATATTTCAAATTGGTGGAAACACTGGGACGGCGCTAGCACCTTTACTACTAGCCTGGTTTGTGATACCAGCAGGCCAGAAGAATATCATGTGGTTTATTGTAGTGGTGTTAATTGCGCAGCTTATCCTGAGCTATATTGCAAGGTGGTATGTTAAAGTTTTAGAATATGCGCGAACACAGGCAAAAAAGCAAATAATGCTGCCTGATTTATCGCAAACTAGAATTGTTGTCGCTATTACGGTTTTGTTGATTTTGATCTTCTCAAAGTATGTTTACGTCGCTAGTATTACTAGTTATCTGCAATTCTATATGATGCATAAGTTTGGAATTACCGAGGTAGCCGCTCAAGTTTATCTATTCTATTTTCTAATAGCAATTGCTCTAGGGACGCTATTTGGAGGCTTCTTAGGAGATATTATGGGGAGAAAATATATAATTTGGTTATCCGTATTAGGTTGCGCACCATTTACCTTGGCATTACCTTATGCCAATGAAATGTGGACAGGAATTCTGGTATCCATTATCGGACTAATAATGGCTTCTGCATTCCCATCAATCCTAGTCTATGCCCAAGAACTATTACCAAAAAAGATAGGGATGGTATCCGGCTTATTCTATGGCTTTGCGTTTGGAATGGGGGGATTAGGAGCTGCAATATTAGGTTGGTTTGCAGATAAGACTTCCTTGGAAAGCATTTACATCGTATGTTCTTACCTTCCCTTATTGGGGGTGATTGCTTATTTTCTTCCCAATATGAAGAAAATCAAATACAAAGCCCTCTAA
- a CDS encoding DUF4230 domain-containing protein, which translates to MMTKLLKVIILLMVIAGLGWFVWQFTKPKTNTVSNHQVLLERIESMGKLELVKYRMSDVVEHKVISQFLPDASVLLIIKADAVGCVDLSKLKSEDVEVLGDSVHITLPNPEICYVKIDHNDSKVYDTKMAFFREANLVDDAFKAAENEITKQVKKSDILEQTKKNAMDIFKPLMEGLGYKKYSIGYQ; encoded by the coding sequence ATGATGACGAAACTATTAAAAGTTATAATCTTGTTGATGGTTATCGCAGGATTGGGTTGGTTTGTCTGGCAATTTACTAAGCCAAAGACCAATACTGTTAGCAACCATCAAGTGCTCTTGGAACGCATTGAGTCCATGGGTAAATTAGAATTAGTAAAATACAGGATGTCCGATGTAGTTGAGCATAAGGTTATTTCTCAATTTCTACCGGATGCGAGTGTATTGCTGATTATTAAAGCGGATGCTGTAGGATGTGTTGATTTAAGTAAGTTAAAATCGGAGGATGTGGAGGTGCTAGGCGATTCAGTGCATATTACTTTACCTAATCCAGAGATCTGCTATGTGAAGATTGATCACAATGATTCGAAGGTTTACGACACAAAGATGGCGTTCTTTCGAGAGGCGAATTTAGTAGACGACGCTTTCAAAGCTGCGGAGAATGAAATCACCAAGCAGGTGAAGAAGTCGGATATACTAGAGCAGACAAAAAAGAATGCAATGGACATCTTCAAGCCTTTAATGGAAGGTTTAGGGTATAAGAAATACAGTATTGGATATCAATAA
- a CDS encoding 3-oxoacyl-[acyl-carrier-protein] synthase III C-terminal domain-containing protein: MKKEFKQVYINAIGAHLPNSPVSNDEIEDYLGLIAGKSSRTKPRMLQQNGIKTRYYALDKAQNSTDSVSGMAAKAIEDCLAKGSFQKSAVQFIAAGTTQSDLPVPGFASMVHGASKLPICDITSHQSVCSAGIMALKSAFLHIQANEHQHAIICAADMPSRMFKASRFENQPSIQEKGLPLDTDFLRWMLSDGAGAMLLSDAPNPKGLSLQIEWIDVKSYANKFEPCMFAGANKTRDGKMTQSWLDYSSFTRADQDSAINLKQDIKLVNETVNLGVQHFFHLIEDGKLDVKDIDWLVCHYSSEYFKQPIVDLLAKGGVHIDEEKWFTNLHQKGNTGSASIYIMLEELFNGKQLKAGDHIVCMVPESGRFITSFVKLKVVAAQSDRKKPSIAKSDEILAPTVNIDHKPIQERLVRSLTDTWVDFELSLRNTDIIDRIYNGTISLADYRLLLLNLRQQVIDGSQWIARAASNVSMEYFDIRSSFISHSRDEHKDYQILEKNYINCGGNREDLYSGQKNIGSEALSAYMFHKASQPNPFDLLGGMFIIEGLGNRLAGKWGRAIQEQLDLNEDQVSFFTYHETSDSNDNHFERFENALNSDLLTAEMANRVAKTAKVVARLYQMQLAELGNY; the protein is encoded by the coding sequence ATGAAGAAAGAATTTAAGCAAGTATATATTAACGCCATTGGCGCTCATTTACCTAATTCTCCAGTTTCCAACGATGAGATTGAAGATTACTTAGGTCTTATTGCGGGCAAGAGCTCGCGAACGAAGCCACGTATGCTTCAGCAAAATGGTATTAAGACGCGTTACTACGCCTTGGATAAAGCGCAAAACTCAACAGACTCGGTTTCCGGGATGGCAGCGAAAGCAATTGAGGACTGTCTCGCGAAAGGTAGTTTTCAGAAATCTGCAGTTCAGTTTATTGCGGCAGGCACCACACAGTCTGATTTGCCTGTTCCGGGCTTCGCAAGTATGGTTCATGGGGCCTCCAAGCTTCCAATATGTGATATTACATCGCATCAGAGCGTTTGCTCAGCTGGCATAATGGCATTGAAAAGTGCGTTCTTACATATTCAAGCGAATGAGCACCAACATGCTATTATTTGTGCTGCGGATATGCCAAGTCGAATGTTTAAAGCTTCGCGATTTGAAAATCAGCCGAGTATCCAGGAGAAAGGATTGCCTTTGGATACGGATTTTTTACGCTGGATGCTCTCTGATGGAGCCGGCGCAATGTTGCTTTCCGATGCACCTAATCCGAAGGGACTATCGCTACAGATTGAATGGATTGACGTTAAATCGTATGCGAATAAATTCGAGCCCTGTATGTTTGCGGGAGCAAATAAAACACGCGACGGCAAGATGACTCAAAGCTGGCTGGATTATTCTTCGTTTACACGTGCAGATCAAGATTCGGCAATTAATTTAAAGCAAGACATCAAGCTGGTCAATGAAACCGTAAATCTTGGGGTTCAGCATTTTTTCCATCTTATTGAGGATGGAAAGCTCGATGTGAAAGATATTGACTGGTTGGTATGCCATTACTCATCCGAGTATTTTAAACAGCCGATTGTCGATTTACTAGCAAAAGGCGGTGTGCATATTGATGAGGAGAAATGGTTTACCAACCTACATCAGAAAGGTAATACAGGTTCGGCATCAATTTACATCATGCTCGAAGAACTATTTAATGGAAAACAATTAAAGGCTGGTGATCATATCGTTTGTATGGTTCCAGAAAGCGGTCGCTTTATTACAAGTTTTGTAAAATTGAAAGTTGTTGCCGCACAATCCGATCGAAAGAAACCTAGCATTGCCAAGAGTGATGAGATATTAGCACCTACTGTTAATATTGATCATAAACCAATTCAAGAGCGTCTTGTTCGTTCATTGACAGATACATGGGTTGATTTTGAGCTTTCCCTACGAAATACCGATATTATCGATCGAATCTACAATGGTACGATTAGCCTTGCAGATTATCGCTTGCTCCTACTGAATCTGCGACAACAGGTTATTGATGGTTCTCAATGGATTGCACGTGCGGCTTCGAATGTCAGCATGGAGTATTTTGATATTCGTTCTTCTTTTATTTCCCACTCTAGGGATGAGCATAAGGATTATCAGATCCTAGAGAAAAATTACATCAATTGCGGTGGAAATCGAGAAGATCTCTATAGCGGGCAAAAGAACATCGGTAGTGAGGCTTTAAGCGCCTACATGTTTCATAAAGCCAGCCAGCCAAATCCATTTGATTTACTGGGAGGTATGTTTATCATAGAAGGCCTTGGAAACCGATTGGCAGGAAAGTGGGGACGCGCAATACAAGAGCAGCTTGATTTAAATGAAGATCAAGTTTCATTTTTCACTTACCATGAGACAAGCGATAGTAACGATAACCATTTTGAACGATTCGAGAATGCATTAAATTCAGACTTGTTAACTGCAGAGATGGCGAATAGAGTTGCAAAGACCGCAAAAGTGGTCGCTAGACTTTATCAAATGCAGTTGGCTGAATTAGGAAATTATTAA
- a CDS encoding TPM domain-containing protein, translating into MTRSRTVNQFLYLLFCLFLSAPSLVLGQLVTDPGIAMQESPTYAEPYTVDNLPSPKSRGQDYFVSNPNGILSGSTVAELDRLSVQIDSLTGAEFAIVVVNDYVGDSDFQFALDLFNKWGIGKKEANNGLLLFVAVNRHEYRFISGYGMEASMPDAYLKRIGEKYLVPKFQSDEYDQGILDAANFISEVLLSPDIRAELEARLPEATPFWSLRNVYLKNSLLILGMFALFYIYVHFVASSLIRSPNKKNPFLPIFAGMGCMGILMFLTVFLFAFLLHNLEYIYQVKHTPYFAFILAGIILAMKVNYSRTNINKSYTDTEERAKAVNKFLGFTFIPMLLSPLAWFDLIAIFRRKVKDRKRFVPPDNSGNWKRLNRDQLTLGIASYLSKGNIKEESIKARNYEIWENTSSKQIQLIPWDIDRHFSECPECHFYTLEKSKSHTITAATYSSSGQGENVDDCRNCKYRVVNSTFTIPKLTRSSSSSSGSSGGGSSGGGSSSGSFGGGSSGGGGAGGRW; encoded by the coding sequence ATGACACGATCAAGGACCGTAAATCAATTTCTTTATCTGCTATTTTGCTTGTTTTTATCTGCTCCATCACTTGTTTTAGGGCAATTAGTCACCGATCCAGGGATTGCGATGCAGGAGTCTCCAACATATGCAGAACCTTATACGGTTGATAATTTGCCGAGTCCAAAGTCCAGAGGTCAAGATTACTTTGTGTCCAATCCAAACGGCATCCTGTCTGGTTCGACGGTAGCTGAACTCGATCGGCTCTCTGTGCAAATTGACTCGCTGACAGGTGCTGAATTTGCGATCGTTGTGGTCAACGACTATGTCGGCGATAGTGATTTTCAATTTGCGCTTGATCTGTTTAATAAATGGGGAATTGGAAAGAAGGAAGCGAATAACGGTTTACTGCTATTTGTAGCAGTAAATAGACATGAATACCGATTTATATCGGGCTATGGGATGGAGGCATCCATGCCGGACGCGTATTTGAAACGCATTGGCGAGAAATATCTAGTACCTAAATTCCAATCCGATGAATATGATCAAGGGATATTGGATGCTGCGAATTTTATATCGGAAGTGCTGTTATCGCCCGACATCCGTGCGGAGCTTGAAGCGCGATTACCTGAAGCGACCCCATTCTGGAGTCTACGGAATGTTTATTTAAAGAATTCCCTCTTGATCTTAGGGATGTTTGCCCTGTTTTATATCTATGTGCATTTTGTTGCTTCAAGTCTGATCCGCTCACCAAACAAAAAGAATCCATTTTTACCCATCTTTGCCGGCATGGGCTGTATGGGAATATTGATGTTTCTGACCGTATTCTTATTTGCCTTCTTACTTCATAACTTAGAGTATATCTACCAAGTAAAACATACACCATATTTTGCCTTTATACTCGCCGGTATTATTTTGGCCATGAAGGTGAATTACTCGCGTACCAACATCAATAAAAGCTATACCGACACCGAAGAACGCGCGAAAGCAGTTAATAAGTTCCTTGGCTTTACATTTATCCCCATGTTGCTATCGCCATTGGCTTGGTTTGATTTAATAGCGATCTTCAGAAGGAAAGTTAAAGATCGTAAACGATTTGTTCCACCTGATAATTCCGGTAATTGGAAGCGACTTAATCGCGATCAACTGACCCTAGGAATTGCATCTTACTTGAGTAAGGGGAATATCAAAGAGGAAAGTATCAAGGCTAGAAATTACGAGATTTGGGAAAATACCAGTAGCAAACAGATTCAGTTGATTCCTTGGGATATTGATAGGCACTTTAGTGAATGTCCAGAATGCCATTTCTATACTTTGGAGAAGAGTAAATCGCATACCATTACTGCGGCAACTTATAGTTCCAGTGGACAGGGGGAAAATGTCGATGATTGTAGAAATTGTAAATATCGTGTTGTAAACAGTACTTTTACGATTCCAAAACTAACACGAAGCTCGAGCAGCAGCAGTGGCTCTTCTGGAGGAGGTTCTTCTGGCGGGGGCTCTTCGAGTGGTAGTTTCGGCGGAGGTTCCTCTGGTGGTGGTGGTGCTGGAGGTAGATGGTAA
- a CDS encoding sterol desaturase family protein: protein MTALLEESFQFVLSAWYWTSLFFFLFFSLLYFVGAAITDYLVRIQEPDLKKIVNAPKQAQRAQEIKNSLVSIFVFSIQAILFQQLFAMGIFHVEFDNPLRCLWEIPLLFLWNEIHFYIMHWLLHRRWMIRHVHKVHHWSVEPTAYSIYSFHWLEAFMLGSVIFFPLLVHDFQIYSLLSLPLMSLIVNLLGHCNHELSEETDPRSFSKYTFRHSMHHKYGKGNFGFMLPWIDRLFGTQLPKINNNEERI from the coding sequence ATGACAGCATTATTAGAAGAGAGTTTTCAGTTTGTTTTGTCTGCCTGGTATTGGACAAGTCTATTCTTTTTCTTGTTCTTCTCGCTGCTCTATTTTGTTGGGGCTGCCATCACAGATTACCTCGTGCGAATTCAAGAACCTGACCTGAAGAAGATTGTCAATGCGCCCAAGCAAGCACAACGCGCGCAGGAGATTAAGAACTCACTCGTGTCCATCTTTGTTTTCAGTATACAAGCTATTTTATTCCAACAGCTGTTTGCAATGGGTATTTTCCATGTTGAGTTCGATAATCCATTGCGCTGTCTTTGGGAAATCCCGTTATTGTTTCTTTGGAATGAGATTCACTTCTATATCATGCATTGGCTTTTGCATCGACGTTGGATGATTCGACATGTCCATAAAGTACATCACTGGTCCGTCGAGCCTACCGCATACTCTATCTATAGCTTTCATTGGCTAGAAGCCTTTATGCTCGGAAGCGTAATCTTCTTCCCGCTCTTAGTACATGATTTCCAGATTTACTCGCTATTGAGCTTACCACTGATGAGTTTAATCGTGAATCTACTTGGGCATTGTAACCATGAATTAAGTGAAGAAACAGACCCTCGTTCCTTCTCCAAATATACATTTAGACATAGTATGCATCATAAATATGGGAAGGGCAACTTCGGATTTATGTTGCCTTGGATAGACCGATTATTTGGTACCCAATTACCTAAAATAAATAACAATGAAGAAAGAATTTAA
- a CDS encoding DUF6999 family protein — protein MIHNSSYFEKLENNPRDPSHWHALFLDNSVPFNKDAKAAFLFDSTRKSKQFLLPFLRVIGRLTIIILQIFKAVAPNLINAPKTLHRFLYWGMKYWVSPEANFLILRHFYLGSEVLRFIKDNVKGAEDIPMNPLKPESIEAVKDNLFLEHDLNLYNFIINLNKAIQEQGLSIRPVEHPNFSAITVGPLPFEEFRDKWTNVLDLSSAIEIFTPVYQFFLTDNDFWRASNSLQLDEVIGVYAATIMRCPEKLVALNNKHPMIPLPTYGAGFRLVLHGLSTEVLHHLISQEKEFKETALVVE, from the coding sequence ATGATACATAACAGTTCATATTTTGAAAAACTAGAGAACAATCCTCGTGATCCAAGTCATTGGCACGCCTTGTTTTTAGATAATAGCGTTCCGTTTAACAAGGATGCAAAAGCGGCTTTCTTATTTGATTCAACACGGAAAAGCAAACAATTTTTACTACCCTTCTTACGGGTAATTGGGCGTCTGACGATTATTATCTTACAGATCTTCAAGGCGGTTGCGCCCAACTTAATCAATGCACCGAAAACCCTACATCGCTTCTTATACTGGGGTATGAAATATTGGGTTTCACCAGAGGCGAACTTCTTGATTTTACGCCACTTTTACTTGGGCTCAGAAGTCCTTCGGTTTATTAAGGATAATGTCAAAGGTGCGGAAGATATTCCCATGAACCCTCTAAAACCTGAGTCAATTGAAGCTGTTAAAGATAACCTATTTTTAGAGCATGACTTAAATCTCTATAATTTCATTATCAATTTAAATAAAGCAATTCAAGAGCAAGGACTATCTATTCGGCCCGTGGAGCATCCAAACTTCTCCGCAATTACGGTTGGTCCACTCCCATTTGAAGAATTTAGAGACAAATGGACAAATGTCTTAGACTTATCGTCTGCAATTGAGATCTTCACTCCGGTATATCAGTTCTTTCTGACGGATAACGATTTCTGGCGAGCATCCAACTCTTTACAGTTAGATGAAGTTATCGGAGTCTACGCCGCTACGATAATGCGTTGTCCCGAGAAGCTTGTTGCGTTGAACAATAAACACCCGATGATTCCGCTACCTACTTATGGAGCCGGTTTTCGACTCGTCTTACATGGATTGTCGACAGAAGTATTGCATCATCTGATTAGTCAGGAGAAGGAATTCAAGGAAACTGCACTGGTGG